From a region of the Geothrix sp. 21YS21S-2 genome:
- a CDS encoding Pls/PosA family non-ribosomal peptide synthetase: MPTPQMPAAPDLVRDELLPELFEATADRWGDRTAVEFEGRSLSYRELDARANRLARLLMERGAGPGTYVALLLPRGAEALTALLAVLKAGAAYVPLDPDYPPDRVRAILLDSGARLLVTSMGPAAQIAEGPWTPVLLEEEAGALAALPSTRPPRRARPSDPCYAIFTSGSTGRPKGVAVAHRAVCNLVRAEGRIFGVTAEDRVFQGFSLAFDASVEEVWLAWHAGAALVAAGAAVVKSGPALPSWLRERGVTVVSTVPTLLGTFDEDVPSLRLLILGGEACPRDLVRRWATSRRMVNTYGPTEACVIATWTDLSPDRPVTIGKAIPNMRTYVLDGELGPADEGELCLSGIGLAIGYLGLPDLTAERFPPNPYADGPGTERLYRTGDRVRLDANGDLVFLGRFDDQVKLRGFRVELGEIEAALRAAPGVLAAAAAVLGGDGPDQLVGYVVPGPADEDGLRAALRRTLPPYMIPARIVALEALPTLPSGKLDRKALPAPPPRAAAARAPEAPGSSRERALAEAWGRLFQLDAVGLDQDFFTDLGGHSLLAAVMVSELRRAGDFLGLSVPDVYAFPTVRLLAREMDARSPGPQAPAAVTAPRPRFARWLCQGAQAAGLFPLLGYFGLQWLAPYLTYSWLIDHDHDRGPALAAATGVILLLNPAMFLLSIAAKWLLLGRVRAGTHPLWGAYHLRWWLATRIQAATPTGYLVGTPWMRAYLRLMGARVGRHTHFATDCVRGFDLLEVGSDTCIGVEARLEAYVIEDGALRLGPIKVGSRCCVGARAVLAPGTVMEDGSELGDLSMLPEGGRIPADRHWVGSPALPLPGPDRAGLAPSRPGRPRILAMAVAQGLAAFMVPVVFLCSILPGMMLLNELWVDIPGYFGYLWAVPLAAISYVLLLALIIIGVKRLVIGRVRAGTYDLTSAYYLRKWFVDQLMEVSLDLLGPLYATLYLNPWFRALGARIGRRAEISTAGAATPDLLDIGEETFIADAASLGTPRYDLGRVTLAPTRVGRRAFVGNSSAVPGGTALGDLALVGVLSVPPLDPAEAARVDASWLGSPAIYLPRRHHAEGFGDDRTFTPGRRLVALRLCIEFFRVTLPAMAYALLTCLMLTTLTLLEEGFGIAAAILLFPFLYFAAGVAACAFAVGMKWLLIGRYRPCEKPLWCGFVWRTELVSALHENLAASWLLNLCQGTALLPLYFRLLGARIGRGVHMESIWMTEFDLVRIGDGACLGPDCTIQTHLFEDRVMKMSTIDLGAGCSVGTDAVVLYGTRMEPGSHLGDLSLLMKGEVLPAGSRWHGSPARRVG; this comes from the coding sequence GTGCCAACCCCCCAGATGCCAGCCGCCCCGGATCTCGTGAGGGACGAGCTGCTCCCGGAACTCTTCGAAGCCACCGCGGACCGGTGGGGGGATCGCACGGCCGTGGAGTTCGAGGGCCGCAGCCTCTCCTACCGGGAGCTGGACGCCCGGGCCAACCGCCTCGCCCGCCTCCTCATGGAGCGGGGGGCGGGGCCCGGGACCTACGTGGCCCTCCTCCTGCCCCGGGGAGCCGAGGCCCTCACCGCCCTGCTGGCCGTTCTCAAGGCCGGGGCGGCCTACGTGCCCCTGGACCCGGACTATCCCCCCGACCGCGTGCGGGCCATCCTCCTGGATTCCGGGGCCCGCCTCCTGGTGACCTCCATGGGCCCCGCCGCCCAGATCGCCGAAGGGCCCTGGACGCCGGTCCTCCTGGAGGAGGAGGCCGGGGCCCTGGCGGCGCTGCCCTCCACCCGGCCCCCCCGGAGGGCGCGGCCCTCCGATCCCTGCTACGCCATCTTCACCAGCGGGTCCACGGGCCGCCCCAAGGGTGTGGCCGTGGCGCACCGCGCCGTGTGCAACCTGGTGCGCGCCGAAGGCCGGATCTTCGGGGTGACCGCCGAGGACCGGGTCTTCCAGGGCTTCTCCCTGGCCTTCGACGCCTCGGTGGAGGAGGTCTGGCTGGCCTGGCACGCGGGCGCGGCCCTGGTGGCCGCGGGCGCCGCGGTGGTCAAGAGCGGCCCCGCCCTTCCCTCCTGGCTGAGGGAGCGGGGCGTCACGGTGGTCTCCACCGTCCCCACCCTCCTGGGCACCTTCGACGAGGATGTGCCTTCCCTGCGGCTCCTCATCCTGGGCGGCGAGGCCTGCCCCCGGGACCTGGTGCGGCGCTGGGCGACCTCGCGGCGCATGGTGAACACCTACGGACCCACGGAGGCCTGCGTCATCGCCACCTGGACCGATCTGTCCCCGGACCGGCCCGTCACCATCGGCAAGGCCATCCCCAACATGCGGACCTACGTCCTGGACGGGGAGCTGGGCCCCGCGGACGAAGGGGAGCTGTGCCTCTCGGGCATCGGCCTGGCCATCGGCTACCTGGGCCTGCCGGACCTCACCGCGGAGCGCTTCCCGCCCAACCCCTATGCGGACGGCCCCGGCACGGAGCGCCTCTACCGCACCGGCGACAGGGTGCGCCTGGACGCCAACGGCGACCTGGTGTTCCTGGGGCGCTTCGACGACCAGGTCAAGCTCCGCGGCTTCCGGGTTGAGCTGGGCGAGATCGAGGCCGCCCTGCGCGCCGCGCCCGGCGTGCTGGCGGCGGCCGCGGCGGTGCTGGGCGGGGACGGGCCCGACCAGCTCGTGGGCTACGTGGTCCCGGGCCCGGCCGACGAGGACGGGCTCCGGGCCGCCCTGCGCAGGACCCTCCCCCCCTACATGATCCCGGCCCGCATCGTCGCCCTGGAGGCCCTGCCCACCCTGCCCAGCGGCAAGCTCGACCGCAAGGCCCTGCCGGCGCCCCCGCCCCGGGCCGCCGCCGCCCGGGCACCGGAGGCCCCCGGCTCGAGCCGGGAGCGGGCCCTGGCCGAAGCCTGGGGCCGGCTCTTCCAGCTGGACGCGGTGGGCCTGGACCAGGACTTCTTCACGGACCTGGGGGGCCACTCCCTGCTGGCGGCCGTCATGGTCTCCGAGCTGCGCAGGGCCGGCGACTTCCTGGGGCTCTCCGTGCCCGACGTGTACGCCTTCCCCACGGTGCGCCTCCTGGCGAGGGAAATGGACGCCCGCAGCCCCGGACCCCAGGCGCCGGCGGCCGTGACCGCCCCGAGGCCCCGCTTCGCAAGGTGGCTCTGCCAGGGGGCCCAGGCCGCCGGGCTCTTCCCCCTCCTGGGCTACTTCGGACTCCAGTGGCTGGCTCCCTACCTCACCTACAGCTGGCTCATCGACCACGACCACGACCGGGGCCCGGCCCTGGCCGCGGCCACCGGAGTCATCCTGCTCCTGAACCCCGCCATGTTCCTCCTGTCCATCGCCGCCAAGTGGCTCCTCCTGGGCCGGGTGCGGGCGGGAACCCACCCGCTCTGGGGCGCCTACCACCTGCGCTGGTGGCTGGCGACCCGCATCCAGGCCGCGACCCCCACGGGCTACCTGGTGGGCACGCCGTGGATGCGCGCCTACCTGCGCCTCATGGGGGCCCGGGTGGGCCGGCACACCCACTTCGCCACGGACTGCGTCCGGGGCTTCGACCTCCTCGAGGTGGGCTCGGACACCTGCATCGGCGTGGAGGCCCGGCTGGAAGCCTACGTCATCGAGGACGGCGCCCTGCGCCTGGGCCCCATCAAGGTCGGCTCCCGCTGCTGCGTGGGCGCCCGGGCCGTGCTGGCCCCGGGCACGGTCATGGAGGACGGCTCGGAGCTGGGCGACCTGAGCATGCTCCCCGAAGGCGGCCGCATCCCCGCCGACCGGCACTGGGTGGGCTCCCCCGCCCTGCCCCTGCCGGGGCCCGACCGCGCCGGCCTGGCCCCGTCCCGGCCGGGGCGCCCCCGCATCCTGGCCATGGCGGTGGCCCAGGGCCTGGCGGCCTTCATGGTGCCGGTGGTCTTCCTGTGCTCCATCCTTCCCGGCATGATGCTCCTGAACGAGCTGTGGGTCGACATCCCCGGGTACTTCGGCTACCTGTGGGCGGTCCCCCTGGCGGCCATCTCCTACGTGCTGCTCCTGGCCCTGATCATCATCGGCGTCAAGCGCCTGGTCATCGGCAGGGTGCGGGCCGGCACCTACGACCTCACCTCCGCCTACTACCTCCGGAAGTGGTTCGTCGACCAGCTGATGGAAGTCTCCCTGGACCTGCTGGGACCCCTCTACGCCACCCTCTACCTGAACCCCTGGTTCCGGGCCCTGGGCGCGAGGATCGGCCGGCGCGCCGAGATCTCCACCGCGGGCGCGGCCACGCCGGACCTCCTGGACATCGGGGAGGAGACCTTCATCGCCGACGCCGCCTCCCTGGGCACGCCCCGCTACGACCTGGGCCGCGTCACCCTGGCGCCGACCCGGGTGGGCCGGCGCGCCTTCGTGGGCAACAGTTCCGCCGTGCCCGGGGGCACGGCGCTGGGCGACCTCGCCCTGGTGGGCGTCCTGTCCGTTCCGCCCCTGGACCCCGCCGAGGCCGCGCGGGTCGACGCCTCCTGGCTGGGCTCCCCCGCCATCTACCTCCCCAGGCGCCACCACGCCGAGGGGTTCGGCGACGACCGGACCTTCACCCCCGGCCGGAGGCTGGTGGCCCTGCGCCTCTGCATCGAGTTCTTCCGGGTGACGCTGCCCGCCATGGCCTATGCCCTCCTCACCTGCCTGATGCTCACCACGCTGACCCTCCTGGAGGAGGGCTTCGGCATCGCGGCCGCGATCCTCCTCTTCCCGTTCCTGTACTTCGCCGCGGGCGTGGCGGCGTGCGCGTTCGCCGTGGGCATGAAATGGCTCCTCATCGGCCGCTACCGCCCCTGCGAGAAACCCCTCTGGTGCGGCTTCGTGTGGCGCACCGAGCTGGTGTCGGCGCTCCACGAGAACCTGGCCGCCTCCTGGCTGCTGAACCTCTGCCAGGGCACCGCCCTTCTGCCCCTCTATTTCCGCCTCCTGGGCGCCCGCATCGGCCGGGGCGTGCACATGGAGAGCATCTGGATGACGGAGTTCGACCTGGTGCGCATCGGCGACGGCGCCTGCCTGGGCCCGGACTGCACCATCCAGACCCACCTCTTCGAGGACCGGGTCATGAAGATGTCCACCATCGACCTGGGCGCGGGCTGTTCCGTGGGCACCGACGCCGTGGTCCTCTACGGCACCCGCATGGAGCCCGGCTCGCACCTGGGGGATCTCTCCCTTCTGATGAAGGGCGAGGTCCTGCCCGCGGGCAGCCGCTGGCACGGCAGCCCCGCGCGGAGGGTCGGGTGA
- the fabG gene encoding 3-oxoacyl-[acyl-carrier-protein] reductase: MFELKGKIALITGASQGIGETIARNLARQGAFAVCASLPSTEEDLKQVVAGIQAQGGQADYVLLDMRDGESIRAAVATVLERHGALHILVNNAGITKDKLMIQMKEEEFELVLDINLKGSWLATQAVAKAMMKQRWGRIINIVSVVGQMGNAGQSNYVASKAGLIGLTKTVAREFASRNITCNAVAPGYIATAMTDKLPEDVKAEFNRQIPLGRMGTPADIANAVSFLASDEAEYMTGQVLSVNGGMLMP, encoded by the coding sequence ATGTTCGAACTCAAAGGCAAGATCGCCCTCATCACCGGCGCCAGCCAGGGCATCGGCGAGACCATCGCCCGGAATCTGGCCCGCCAGGGCGCCTTCGCCGTGTGCGCCAGCCTGCCCTCCACCGAGGAGGACCTCAAGCAGGTCGTCGCCGGCATCCAGGCCCAGGGCGGCCAGGCCGACTACGTCCTCCTGGACATGCGGGACGGGGAGAGCATCCGCGCCGCCGTCGCCACCGTCCTCGAGCGCCACGGCGCCCTCCACATCCTGGTGAACAACGCCGGCATCACCAAGGACAAGCTGATGATCCAGATGAAGGAGGAGGAGTTCGAGCTGGTGCTCGACATCAACCTCAAGGGCTCCTGGCTGGCCACCCAGGCCGTGGCCAAGGCGATGATGAAGCAGCGCTGGGGCCGGATCATCAACATCGTCTCCGTGGTGGGCCAGATGGGCAACGCCGGCCAGAGCAACTACGTGGCCTCCAAGGCGGGCCTGATCGGCCTCACCAAGACCGTGGCCCGGGAGTTCGCGAGCCGCAACATCACCTGCAACGCCGTGGCCCCCGGCTACATCGCCACCGCCATGACCGACAAGCTCCCCGAGGACGTGAAGGCCGAGTTCAACCGCCAGATCCCCCTGGGCCGCATGGGCACCCCCGCCGACATCGCGAACGCCGTCTCCTTCCTGGCTTCCGACGAGGCGGAGTACATGACCGGCCAGGTGCTCAGCGTGAACGGCGGCATGTTGATGCCCTAG
- a CDS encoding TetR/AcrR family transcriptional regulator — MSAPRTDATRSAILKAAMAEFAREGEAGARTEAIAKAAGLNKALIHYYFGTKEGLYGAVLDEVFTGLVESFLRNLQGPGTPGERLLRHFLAHFDHLASAGAFTRLLGHEMMRARSGQATRISRIVDIAFRPLHAALAAVLDEGARSGELRPLDPEPVLVSLTGANTFYFISAPIYREITGEDPRDPARLARQREALLDFAASILFSEPSQGRLAAARILSEPRGEQP; from the coding sequence ATGTCCGCCCCCCGTACCGATGCCACCCGCAGCGCCATCCTGAAGGCCGCCATGGCGGAATTCGCCCGGGAAGGGGAGGCCGGGGCCCGCACCGAGGCCATCGCCAAGGCCGCCGGCTTGAACAAGGCCTTGATCCACTATTATTTTGGAACCAAGGAAGGACTCTACGGCGCCGTGCTGGACGAGGTCTTCACCGGGCTGGTGGAGAGCTTCCTCAGGAACCTCCAGGGGCCGGGGACCCCGGGGGAGCGGCTGCTGCGGCACTTCCTGGCCCACTTCGACCACCTGGCTTCGGCGGGGGCCTTCACGCGGCTCCTGGGGCACGAGATGATGCGGGCCCGGTCGGGCCAGGCCACCCGGATCTCGCGCATCGTCGACATCGCCTTCCGGCCCCTGCACGCCGCCCTGGCCGCGGTGCTGGACGAGGGCGCCCGCAGCGGCGAGCTGCGGCCCCTGGACCCGGAGCCCGTCCTCGTCTCCCTCACGGGGGCGAACACGTTCTACTTCATTTCCGCGCCCATCTACCGGGAGATCACCGGGGAGGACCCGCGGGACCCGGCGCGGCTGGCCCGGCAGCGGGAAGCGCTGCTGGACTTCGCCGCGAGCATCCTCTTCTCCGAACCCTCCCAGGGCCGCCTCGCGGCCGCCCGGATCCTGTCCGAACCTCGAGGTGAACAGCCGTGA
- a CDS encoding ABC transporter ATP-binding protein, producing the protein MKPNPDKDLSGAAIRVENVVKRFGDFEAVRGISLDVRPGETFGLLGPNGAGKSTLIRMMTTLIPITSGRAWIEGHDVAGEADAARHCMGVIPQALTSDINLTVEENLSIYAKLYNVPRAERRANIEELLEAVDLVKWRDAETKTLSGGMRRRLEIARGLVHNPRIFFLDEPTTGLDPVSRVAVWEMLNKLKARKQLTILITTHYMDEADRLCDRIAIVDHGRLVALDTPAKLKQSVPGNNVIEAQFQEPPEDWEARLGALGEVTSVQAEGAGMFRVLTTNGSRTTTELVELAVRNGIAIRTLTVQNTTLDDVFVHYTGRQLRDTQVKTYTAFLPPRPGMQP; encoded by the coding sequence GTGAAGCCGAATCCCGACAAGGACCTGTCCGGGGCGGCCATCCGGGTGGAGAACGTCGTCAAGCGCTTCGGCGACTTCGAGGCCGTCAGGGGCATCAGCCTGGACGTGCGCCCCGGCGAGACCTTCGGGCTCCTGGGCCCCAACGGGGCCGGGAAGAGCACCCTCATCCGCATGATGACGACCCTCATCCCCATCACCTCGGGCCGCGCCTGGATCGAGGGCCACGACGTGGCCGGGGAGGCCGACGCCGCGCGGCACTGCATGGGCGTCATCCCCCAGGCCCTCACCAGCGACATCAACCTGACCGTGGAGGAGAACCTCTCCATCTACGCCAAGCTCTACAACGTGCCCCGGGCCGAGCGGCGCGCCAACATCGAGGAGCTCCTGGAGGCGGTGGACCTGGTGAAGTGGCGGGACGCCGAGACCAAGACGCTTTCCGGAGGCATGCGCCGGCGCCTGGAGATCGCCCGCGGCCTGGTGCACAACCCCCGCATCTTCTTCCTCGACGAGCCCACCACCGGCCTCGACCCCGTGTCCCGGGTGGCGGTGTGGGAGATGCTCAACAAGCTCAAGGCCCGCAAGCAGCTCACCATCCTCATCACCACCCACTACATGGACGAGGCGGACCGCCTCTGCGACCGCATCGCCATCGTGGACCACGGAAGGCTCGTGGCCCTGGACACGCCGGCGAAGCTCAAGCAGAGCGTGCCCGGGAACAACGTGATCGAGGCCCAGTTCCAGGAGCCGCCGGAGGACTGGGAGGCCCGGCTGGGCGCCCTCGGGGAGGTCACCAGCGTCCAGGCCGAGGGCGCCGGGATGTTCCGGGTGCTCACCACCAACGGCTCCCGCACCACCACCGAACTGGTGGAGCTGGCCGTGCGCAACGGCATCGCCATCCGCACCCTCACGGTGCAGAACACCACCCTGGACGACGTCTTCGTGCACTACACGGGCCGCCAGCTGCGGGACACCCAGGTCAAGACCTACACGGCCTTCCTGCCGCCCAGGCCGGGGATGCAGCCATGA
- a CDS encoding 4'-phosphopantetheinyl transferase superfamily protein translates to MRPAFACTPAFSEAAALPGLARELGLAVPAAFSGHDAHGRPRAEAGGVPVQVSLGRCGAVAAVALRLTGRVGVDLVDPRSGIPTRGLLDLASPGERAWLESVPEASRRRRLFQVWACREALLKALGMGLSLDPGAVELEPDGEGLRPSRVLGCPSPPEGWHVHVSDGGGLAEGLILALAWGE, encoded by the coding sequence GTGAGGCCCGCCTTCGCGTGCACCCCCGCCTTTTCCGAGGCCGCCGCCCTGCCCGGGCTCGCCCGGGAGCTGGGTCTGGCCGTCCCCGCGGCCTTCTCCGGCCACGACGCCCACGGCCGGCCCCGGGCCGAGGCCGGCGGGGTCCCGGTGCAGGTCAGCCTCGGCCGCTGCGGCGCGGTGGCCGCCGTGGCCCTGCGGCTCACGGGGCGGGTGGGGGTGGACCTGGTGGATCCCCGCTCCGGGATCCCCACCCGGGGCCTCCTGGATCTCGCGTCCCCCGGGGAGCGGGCCTGGCTGGAAAGCGTGCCCGAGGCGTCCAGGCGCCGGCGGCTCTTCCAGGTGTGGGCCTGCCGGGAGGCGCTCCTGAAGGCCCTGGGCATGGGCCTCTCCCTGGATCCCGGGGCGGTGGAGCTGGAGCCCGACGGGGAGGGCCTCAGGCCGTCCCGCGTCCTGGGGTGCCCATCCCCGCCGGAGGGCTGGCACGTGCACGTGTCGGACGGAGGGGGGCTGGCGGAAGGGCTGATCCTTGCCCTCGCGTGGGGAGAGTGA
- a CDS encoding HlyD family secretion protein, which yields MNPRYRIFALLGALLLVALGYFYATTDHSPDLALMGTVDANQVVVSAQILGRIEKLAVTEGQDVKAGDLVALLDPGELAAAKGASEAQYGAMKATAESTRGDTDQAVASARASRSAAAASLAEAAANRENQENLTRRTVALAGQGILSAQDRDSAVQALKAALAREHAAREQAAAAEAALGAAQARTRQAVAAAENAASARAQDSLAGARLGYTRIVAPVSGKVGIWAARQGEVVAAGAPIVTIVDLGQTWVYAAVAETEADAVQLGDALKVRMPGGALVQGTVLLKAAEGDFATQRDVSRRKRDIKTIRIKLLIPNPGERYVPGMTAEVLVPKARLVRR from the coding sequence GTGAATCCCCGCTACCGCATCTTCGCGCTCCTGGGAGCGCTCCTCCTGGTGGCCCTGGGCTACTTCTACGCCACCACCGACCACTCCCCGGACCTGGCGCTCATGGGCACCGTGGACGCCAACCAGGTGGTGGTCAGCGCCCAGATCCTGGGCCGCATCGAGAAGCTGGCCGTCACCGAGGGCCAGGACGTCAAGGCCGGCGACCTCGTCGCCCTCCTCGACCCGGGCGAGCTGGCAGCGGCCAAGGGCGCCTCCGAGGCCCAGTACGGCGCCATGAAGGCCACGGCCGAGAGCACCCGGGGGGATACGGACCAGGCTGTGGCCAGCGCCCGCGCCTCGCGCAGCGCCGCCGCCGCCAGCCTCGCCGAGGCTGCGGCCAACCGCGAGAACCAGGAGAACCTGACCCGGCGCACCGTGGCCCTGGCCGGCCAGGGGATCCTCAGCGCGCAGGACCGGGACTCGGCCGTGCAGGCCCTCAAGGCCGCCCTGGCCCGGGAGCATGCGGCCCGCGAACAGGCCGCGGCCGCCGAGGCCGCCCTCGGGGCCGCCCAGGCCCGCACCCGCCAGGCGGTGGCGGCCGCGGAGAACGCGGCCTCCGCCCGTGCCCAGGATTCCCTGGCCGGGGCGCGCCTGGGCTACACCCGCATCGTGGCCCCCGTGTCCGGGAAGGTGGGGATCTGGGCGGCCCGGCAGGGCGAAGTGGTCGCCGCGGGCGCGCCCATCGTGACCATCGTGGACCTGGGTCAGACCTGGGTCTACGCGGCCGTGGCCGAGACCGAGGCCGACGCCGTGCAGCTGGGGGACGCCCTGAAGGTGCGCATGCCGGGCGGGGCCCTGGTGCAGGGGACCGTGCTCCTGAAGGCCGCCGAGGGCGACTTCGCCACCCAGCGGGACGTGAGCCGGCGCAAGCGCGACATCAAGACCATCCGCATCAAGCTCCTCATTCCCAACCCCGGGGAGCGCTACGTGCCCGGCATGACCGCCGAGGTGCTGGTTCCCAAGGCCAGGCTGGTGCGCCGGTGA
- a CDS encoding ABC transporter permease — protein sequence MTRLLAIVERELRKFFRSPSLMLTAMVFPLIQLVILGNAFGGKITDARVGVVDYDGGPQALRVHEAFDSVAANIRTFRTIPYDSDKRAQEDVRSGRLDAAVVIPPQYSRRVLNGENPAIGFVVDNSDQFLSGSLTAEMQALTESLNRPRVDQRVVNSVALRIVELYPFVEYMKYLLPGSITLAMFVSVMIGGGMLYIDDKARGVHEGFLVTPITKLELVLGLVASGAIKAILAGFVLTILGSLIAGMDVIFHPALLLQLLLMIVATSFAFNALMFLLMVRVEDPLVPRAMFGILNTLLYFPSGAIYPIAAFPAWLRAIARVDPFTYAVHGFKAVLLKDAGFAALAPDLAYLGLIGTLALVLATRLFKRTL from the coding sequence ATGACGCGCCTGCTCGCAATCGTCGAACGGGAGCTGCGCAAGTTCTTCCGCTCCCCCTCGCTCATGCTCACCGCCATGGTGTTCCCCCTCATCCAGCTGGTGATCCTCGGCAACGCCTTCGGCGGCAAGATCACCGACGCCCGGGTGGGCGTGGTGGACTACGACGGCGGCCCCCAGGCCCTGCGGGTCCACGAGGCCTTCGATTCCGTGGCCGCCAACATCCGCACCTTCCGCACCATCCCCTACGACAGCGACAAGCGGGCCCAGGAGGACGTGCGCTCCGGGCGCCTGGACGCGGCCGTGGTCATCCCCCCGCAGTACTCGCGCAGGGTGCTCAACGGGGAGAACCCCGCCATCGGGTTCGTGGTGGACAACTCAGACCAGTTCCTCAGCGGGAGCCTCACCGCGGAGATGCAGGCCCTGACCGAATCGCTGAACCGTCCCAGGGTGGACCAGCGGGTGGTGAACTCCGTGGCGCTTCGCATCGTGGAGCTGTATCCCTTCGTCGAGTACATGAAATACCTGCTCCCGGGCTCGATCACCCTGGCCATGTTCGTCTCCGTCATGATCGGCGGCGGCATGCTCTACATCGACGACAAGGCCCGGGGCGTGCACGAGGGCTTCCTGGTCACGCCGATCACCAAGCTGGAACTGGTCCTGGGCCTGGTGGCCTCGGGGGCGATCAAGGCGATCCTGGCGGGGTTCGTGCTGACCATCCTGGGCAGCCTCATCGCGGGGATGGACGTCATCTTCCACCCCGCGCTCCTGCTGCAGCTGCTGCTGATGATCGTGGCGACGTCCTTCGCCTTCAACGCCCTGATGTTCCTCCTGATGGTGCGGGTGGAGGACCCCCTGGTGCCCCGGGCGATGTTCGGCATCCTGAACACGCTCCTCTACTTCCCCAGCGGCGCCATCTACCCCATCGCGGCCTTCCCCGCCTGGCTGCGGGCCATCGCCAGGGTGGATCCCTTCACCTACGCGGTGCACGGGTTCAAGGCCGTGCTCCTGAAGGACGCGGGCTTCGCGGCGCTGGCGCCGGACCTGGCCTACCTGGGCCTCATCGGAACGCTGGCGCTGGTGCTCGCGACCCGGCTCTTCAAGCGGACCCTCTAG
- a CDS encoding GDSL-type esterase/lipase family protein, with protein sequence MPNWRTLTCLAALAAPSLSGQAPPPDPADTLATARRHLQEWRRSIQAELMDDWGQLARYRDANARLKAPRPGEDRVVFLGDSITDIWDLAASFPGRPYVNRGISGQTTGQMLLRFRQDVVALHPRAVVILAGTNDIAGNTGPIALEDIEANLASMADLAVANGIRPVLCTVLPVHNDTEASRDYFVTRPLDRIQALDRWIRSHCEHKHLELADLHAATVDGRGQLKRALADDGLHPNAAGYAVVAPLVEAALRRALAR encoded by the coding sequence ATGCCGAACTGGCGTACCCTCACGTGCCTGGCCGCCCTCGCGGCCCCCTCCCTCTCCGGCCAGGCGCCTCCCCCGGACCCCGCCGACACCCTGGCCACGGCGAGACGCCACCTCCAGGAATGGCGCAGGTCCATCCAGGCCGAGCTGATGGATGACTGGGGCCAGCTGGCGCGCTACCGGGACGCCAACGCCAGGCTCAAGGCGCCCCGCCCCGGGGAGGACCGCGTGGTGTTCCTGGGCGACTCCATCACGGACATATGGGACCTGGCGGCGAGCTTTCCAGGGCGGCCCTACGTGAACCGCGGCATCAGCGGACAGACCACGGGCCAGATGCTCCTGCGCTTTCGCCAGGACGTGGTGGCCCTGCACCCCCGTGCGGTCGTCATCCTCGCGGGGACCAACGACATCGCCGGAAACACGGGTCCCATCGCCCTCGAGGACATCGAGGCCAATCTCGCCTCCATGGCCGACCTGGCCGTGGCCAACGGGATCCGCCCCGTCCTTTGCACCGTCCTGCCCGTCCACAACGACACCGAGGCCTCCCGGGACTACTTCGTCACGCGGCCCCTGGACCGCATCCAGGCCCTGGACCGGTGGATCCGGTCCCACTGCGAGCACAAGCACCTGGAGCTGGCGGATCTCCATGCGGCCACCGTGGACGGCCGCGGCCAGCTCAAGCGCGCCCTGGCCGACGACGGGCTCCACCCGAACGCCGCGGGCTACGCCGTCGTGGCGCCCCTGGTGGAAGCCGCCCTGCGCAGGGCCCTGGCCCGCTGA